In the Nicotiana tabacum cultivar K326 chromosome 16, ASM71507v2, whole genome shotgun sequence genome, one interval contains:
- the LOC107801703 gene encoding uncharacterized protein LOC107801703, whose product MLQQMREEGWKSLMDEVSLFCAEHDILVPNMEEFYIPGKSKRRPSSVTYSHHLRVELFNTLIDLQLQELKNRFDVVNGNLLLGMASLNPANSFANFDKERIMTLVKYYPDEFGELKLRDLSHQLDTFIWHMKHGDRRFSDLKGIGDSAKALVEANLVETYSLVYLLVKLTLILPVVTATVERAFSSMKYIKDELRSRIGDAFLNDCLVCYFKKEVFANISNDVIIDRFQSMRTRRVQV is encoded by the coding sequence ATGTTGCAACAAATGAGAGAGGAAGGATGGAAATCATTAATGGATGAAGTCTCTTTGTTTTGTGCTGAACATGACATTTTGGTGCCCAATATGGAAGAATTCTATATTCCTGGAAAGTCAAAGCGTAGGCCTTCTAGTGTTACTTATTCACATCACTTACGTGTTGAGCTTTTTAATACATTGATTGATTTGCAACTTCAGGAGCTTAAAAATCGTTTTGATGTTGTCAATGGTAACTTGCTTCTTGGTATGGCTAGCTTGAATCCAGCTAATTCGTTTGCTAATTTTGATAAGGAAAGAATAATGACATTGGTCAAGTATTATCCAGATGAGTTTGGTGAATTGAAGCTTCGAGATCTTAGTCACCAACTTGACACTTTCATATGGCACATGAAACATGGTGACCGTAGATTCTCGGATTTGAAAGGAATCGGTGATTCGGCAAAAGCGTTGGTTGAAGCAAATCTTGTGGAGACATATTCACTTGTTTATTTACTTGTGAAGTTGACTCTAATTTTACCTGTCGTGACTGCAACGGTAGAAAGAGCATTCTCATCCATGAAGTACATCAAGGATGAATTGCGTAGTCGTATTGGTGATGCATTTTTAAATGATTGTTTAGTTTGTTACTTTAAAAAAGAAGTATTTGCAAATATAAGCAATGATGTTATTATTGACCGTTTTCAGAGTATGAGAACGCGTCGAGTTCAAGTATAA